In Primulina eburnea isolate SZY01 unplaced genomic scaffold, ASM2296580v1 ctg618_ERROPOS3741678, whole genome shotgun sequence, the genomic stretch CCTCTCTTCTCCACAAAGATATTTTCATTTGATCGGCCTCATTTGGTTTTCCTGCATTTGAATTCTTGATTCTCATATCACTCCAGCTGCATCATCAGCATACGACATGTGCTTTGACAATGTAACAGACTAACAGTTGCTCTGATTCGATAAGTTTCTTTTAatctttataagaaattcgattGAAGTTCTTAATTTTATTGCAGCTACCTGATTCAGAAAAAGGCCGTATTTCTCGAAATGGCAGCTCTACAAAGAGAGCAGCCGTTTCAACCAGCAGGCCAAGCTCCTCTGGTGAGGTCACTGATGGCCGCGCTGGTAGACTGGTCTCGAGCAGTGGTCGTATATCTACCGCACAAAGAATTCAACCCAGCATTGATCCAAAGCCATCTCGTGCTGCTATTACTAAAGGCTCTCGTGATGACCCTCTTCGTAGTTTTGATTTCCTCTCAATAAGGAAGTAACATAAATTGGAATTGGAAATGCTAATGTTGGAGCAGACAAAGCTCGATCTATTTAAATTTCATCTCCGGTGATATCTTATTGTGTTAGAATGGTAAATGTCTGATGCGTCGGACACCACCACTATTAGGTAGTAGCTCAACACGAGTTGCTGCTCGTCCGAGAAATTGTCAAGAGTTCTATGCACAGCAGGTCTTGTTTTCCAAGATCACGTTAGATTTAACATGAGTCAATGCATACCttttttttaaacatcaaaTATCAACTTTATTAATCTTCAACTTGAGAGTTACAATCGTTCATAATGATTGTGCGAATAGAATTAGGCATTACTACAGAAATACCAAAACAAGCTTGTTGGAGAGCCGTTTTAACCAACGTATATTAGCTTGTCTCCTAACGTGATCGACTTTGAATGAAGTCTGATTCCTGATGATGGTCCGACAGGCTGTGATAGTGAGGTCAAATTCAGTAAGGTCTGGTGCGTCAGTCAGGATTGCATCTGCTGATATCTTTGAGTCTGTTTCCACTATTACCTTGTCGTAGCCCATGTCTTTTATCCAACTTAGAACTTCGAGGATAGCAAGTGCTTCTGCTTCTTTTACAAGTGCTACTCCATGGTGGAGGCTGGTTCTACAGATTATGAATGAGCCATTTGAGTCCCTGATTACTATTCCAACCGCAAATGATCTTTTATCGGTGCCAAAATCTGCATCGACATTACATTTGAAGAAGTCTTCCATGGGTTTCCTCCAGACCACATTCGCGCACAAGTTCGGTGGTTGGTTTGGTTGTTTTTCTATTGATCTTATGGCAAGCCAATCATTAAGAGTGTCAATGGCGTATGTAATCGTCCGAATTGCGGAATTCGAAATGTTGTTCCAGATTCTGTCATTGCGTGAAAGCCAAATGCCCCAAAGAATCATAACAAAATTTTGTCTCCTCTCGACATCCAGCCTTTCGAGGATATTAAAGAACCACTCTTCAAAGTTCTTGATCTTGGGGGGAGTTGAATTGACTTCGGTCTTCACTTGAGATAGCTTCGAGCAAGCTTGAGCAAATTGGCATGTATAGAATAGATGCCAAGGTTCTAGCATGGAATTACAATTTACGCATGTGGCCGGGACCAGAAGGCGTTTTTTCTGAAGATTTATTCTTATAGGGAGCCAATTCCGCACTATACGCCACGCAAAAGTTTTAACCTTGGGTGGCATGTTTAAATCCCATAATTTATTCCATGCACCAGTTGCATTGTTCTCTCTTCATGTGTAGATTGTGTTCATGGCTAGATGATACCCCGATCTCACTGTATAATTACCATCTTTGTTGTATCTCCATATGCAAACATCTGAAACGTAGGTCATTAGGGGAATATTTGTGATTTCTGAAGTGTCTCTTGTACAGAAAATTTCTTCAATGAGCTCTGTATCCCATTCATGTGTAAGTGGTGCCATTAAATTAGAAACCTTCAGAGATTCTAGTCCCGGGGTCATTTGGGATTCTACTCGAGGCTTGTCCAGATTTCGTAGCCAAGGTTCTGACCATACCGAAATGTTGCTGTCGTCTCCAATTCTCCAACGATAACCTTCACGGATTAAGGCCTGCGAATGCCAAATACTCCTCCATATAAAGCTAGGATTAGCTCATAAAGCTGCTTTTAGGAAATCCTTATCTggaaatattttgttttgagAACTTGAGATACAAGAGTACGAGGGTTGGACATTATATTCTACCCTTGCTTGCCCAGCATCGCAAGATTAAAACCATGGAGATTACGGAAATCCACCATTCTTTTTAATGTGATGAATATAATGTTGAATCATATGCTTattcttaaatttaaaaaaGATTTGTTGGTTTACAGTAGTGCTGCGAGTCTATAACAATTAAACTTACTTGACTGGAGAGTTTTGACAAACATCACATCTCAAAGTTTTTTACTTATACTAACCAACCAACCAACCAATGTTAAAAGTTGGTACGAAAATAGAGGTTCTCCAATAATCCGATCCGTAATAATGCAATGTTCGAATCTAAACCATTGGGTTTATAGTTGGTTTTAGGGGTGATGAAGGTACGGTTttacagttttttttttaaaaaaattcaaatcgaATTGTCATATGTAGTTggttaatattttgaaaaaataatcgTGGTTTTACATGAAAAATGAGTCTAACGATTTTGAGCGATTTCAAGTGGTGGTTGTCGGTTTAcggttttttttatgaaaaatattagaacatatattctaatttatttgaaatcaacaacaatatagtatctttaaatataaaatatagttcaAAGTATCTGAAGataaaaatagataaaataataatcaagattcaaaactaagttaataatttaacaacacaaCATACTCACATAAAAAAATGACATTTACactattttatctttttttttttactttcaaatttcaaacaaaatattatagcaaaagaaataaatactctaataaaatactaatatgaagaataatcaagaagaagataagttttatttgtaaGAACAATAATTTTGAAGATAGTTAAGATATAAAGAACGACAgcttctttatttgaatacattgtttacaaattattataattctagGTTAAATATTATAGCAAGCGGTTTAAGCGGTGTGGTTCTTGACAAAATAACCGAACCACGTATGCGGTGCTATTTATGATtactatttttaatcatggtttttaaaaaatattatgaaaaacgGTGTAGTTTAATTTGGTCCGAGCGGCTCGGgggttaataaaaaaatttgatcaaaCCTACCCCATCGATAGGGGTGATCACGATGCAATTTTgcggttttttttaaattcgAACGAATTGTCATATGTGGTCGGttagtattttgaaaaaataacaacggttttacatgAAAAATTAGTCTTGCGGTTTTTAGTGGTTTCAAGCGGTTGCGGTCtgtttacgattttttttaatgaaaatattataacatatattctaatttatttgaaaacaacaatataatgtcttcaaatataaaatatagttcaaatcatataaagataaaaatagataaaacaataatcaagattcaaaactaagttaataatttaacaacacaaCATACTCACAACAAAAATGAAATTTACATTAttatatctttttttttaactttcaaacttcaaataaaatattctagCAAAAGAAATAAATACTCTAATAAAAAACTAATATGCAGAATAATTAAGaagataaattttatttgtaagaatattaattttgaaGAGATTTGAGAAATAATAAATGACaacttctttatttgaatatgttgtTCACAAATTATTATATTTCTAGACCGACAAGCGGTTTATGCGATGCAGTtcttggcaaaaaaaaaaaaaaaaaccgaaccgcatatgattattatttttaatcgtgattttataaaatattatgaaaaacgATGCGGTACTTTCAATTCGGgcggttaataaaaaaatttgatcaccGCTAGTTGGTATTATCGGTTGGAAAACCAAAACATCGGGGTGAGTGGTAAGCCAAGCTTGTTACAAAATCAATGGGGTTAATTAAAACATGTATGGAACAAAAGTCCAAATAAATTTATACAAAAAAAAAGTAACTGCTGAATGAAACAATTCATTTTGAACTGAAACGTGCATAAAAAACCAACTGAGCATTGACACATTGGATTGAGTATTGTGTGGATTTTGAATATTTTCCATCCAAGCAGAATGTAGAACAAGTAAAATCTGGAATGAAAAACTAACACATTTTCGAAAACCATAAGATAAAATTGTAAAAACCAGAAATTAAGCCGCACTCTCTTTTTTAAGCTTTGCAAGCTCTTGCCTTACTACTCCAGCTCTCTGCAGTTCAACAGAAGCATACAGTTAGAAACTAAAGCAGCTTACATGGCTTTTTTTTCCTACCAAGTGGGGGGTGCCAGGCCCAGGCAGTAGTGCAAAGCCACGCCCGACACGCGAAGGCCCAGGTAGCAAGCCACCTTGAAGGACCTTCCCCCAAGAAAAATTAATATCGCGTGAGCCATTGGCCCACATATCAAATAACACAGCTTACACGAACATGACTAAGTACATAAAAATGTACACAGTATAACACCCTAATTGCGACCACCAACGGCTGGGTAAACATATGGATTCCCTTTCCAATTCTTCTAGAACAAGTATctttaaaaagtaaaaaaatcaATCCATTTGTATACTTTGAAAACTAACATAATATATGTAGGTGCGTTACTATATGATAGTACATACCTTGATTTTGGCCAACATTAATTTGAATCTCTCAAAATCGTTCAAGGATGCCCTTCTCTTTTGTACTATCAACTTTCTCCCCCAGGAACTCTTTTCCCATTTCCCCTTCACATCTGTCAGAAGAGCCAGAAGTTTAAATCTCACCATTAAATGCAAGCAAGATATTGTAGGGTTTTCTAGTTCAAAACGCTCACCAGCAGCTTCCATTGCAGCAATAAGGGTCTTCTTCTTAGGAACTCTTTGGATGTCAATCTTAATATCAGTGAGAGATAACCTCTTGAAATTCATTTGGCTTCTTATTGTATCAGGGGAATCCACAAGCGCCTGCCATTGAACAAAATAGCTTA encodes the following:
- the LOC140821526 gene encoding uncharacterized protein, with product MLEPWHLFYTCQFAQACSKLSQVKTEVNSTPPKIKNFEEWFFNILERLDVERRQNFVMILWGIWLSRNDRIWNNISNSAIRTITYAIDTLNDWLAIRSIEKQPNQPPNLCANVVWRKPMEDFFKCNVDADFGTDKRSFAVGIVIRDSNGSFIICRTSLHHGVALVKEAEALAILEVLSWIKDMGYDKVIVETDSKISADAILTDAPDLTEFDLTITACRTIIRNQTSFKVDHVRRQANIRWLKRLSNKLVLVFL
- the LOC140821524 gene encoding large ribosomal subunit protein eL14z-like; this encodes MPFKRYVEIGRVALVNYGKEYGRLVVIVDVIDQNRALVDSPDTIRSQMNFKRLSLTDIKIDIQRVPKKKTLIAAMEAADVKGKWEKSSWGRKLIVQKRRASLNDFERFKLMLAKIKRAGVVRQELAKLKKESAA